CAAGGCGCCGTAAAGATATTTGTAATGATTTCGTCATTATCTTCATTTAGAATAAAAGATGCCATGTATCCTTTTTCTAAAAAATATGTTTTAGTGCTTACTGTTTCCTTATCCAGTAAGATTGAGTTCTTTTCTAATTTAAAAGGAGTAAAATTTTTAGTAATTTTTTCTACAACTTCTTTTTCTATTGGAAATAAGGAATGGAAAAAGTTATTTAAAACTAGTTTGTTTTCTGGGTTAGTCATTATTATTTATTCACGAGATTCTAATTCTCGTTTAATTTCTTTTAAATTCTTAATATTCAAAAAAAGAATAGGTAATAAAGCAATCGGAATAATATTCATAGCGCTAAAACCTTTCATAAAAACAATGAATAGATTAAGAACGAATAACATAAAAAGCACAACGCAAAAAATAGTGTTTACAGTTTTTAATGTCTTCTGATTTTTAATCAGTTCTTCGGTAGTCATATCGCTGAATTTTGTGTCTTTCATCTTTTATAATTTTTATTTAAGAAAATTAAATAGTTATTTGTAATGATTAATTTTCAATACTTTAGCATTCCTTGCGTCAATTATAATTAAAAAAGTTCCGCCTTGTTCTCCTAATAATAAAGTTCCGTTAATAACATAATGATTATTAATTAGATGTACTTCGTAAGGCTTTTGATGTTTGATTTTATCTTCACCATAAATCTCAAAAAGAATAGGTTCTGCAATTTTGATAGCTGTTTGGCCGTCGTTAATCAGTAATTTTTTGTTATCAAGAAAATTGTCCTTGCGTGGATTTTCAAGAGCATCTTTTAATTCAAGTTCAGCCTCATCACTTCCAAACTTTGAGTGAGAACAGCAACTGAAAATAAGAATTAAAAAAAGACTAATTAAAATTTTAAGATCAATTTCTCTGTTAGATAAAACTTTCCTTATCAAATGACTAGATATAAATTAACACATTTCTTTCAATTGCTCCAAATAATCTCTCTGATTCGATAATCTCGGAATCTTATGCTGACCGCCCAATTTGTCTCTTTCTTTTAGCCAATCATAAAAAAGATTTTCACGAGCAACATTAATCACCAAAGGATTTAAAGTCATGTTGTTGTAACGTTTTGCTTCGTAATCTGAATTTAAAGTCTGCAACGTTTCGTCTAAAACTTTTTGGAAAAGACCTACATCGGCAGGATTTTTCTTGAATTCAATCATCCATTCATGAGCGCCTTTTTCTTTGTCCTGCATAAAAATAGGAGCAACAGTGTAATCAATCACTTCAGTTTGCGTAACTAGGCAAGCTTTAGCAATTGCCTGATCTGTATTCTCAACCATTAATTCTTCACCAAAAACATTGATGTGATGTTTGGTTCTTCCGGTAACTCTAATTCGGTACGGATTTAAAGAAGTGAAACGAACCGTGTCACCAATTAAATAACGCCATAAGCCAGAGTTTGTAGTAATTACGATGGCGTAGTTTTTATTCAATTCAACATCGGCTAGACGAATTACTTTTTGGTTTGGAGTTCCAAAAGTGTCCATCGGAATAAATTCATAGAAGATTCCATAATCTAACATTAACAATAAATCGCTTGAGTTATTTAAATCCTGAATTGCAAAAAAGCCTTCCGAAGCGTTGTAGATTTCATAATATTTAAAATCTTTACTTGGTAAAATTTTCTTGTACTGTTCTTTATAAGGAGAAAAACTTACACCTCCGTGAAAATACACTTCCAGATTTGGCCAAAGTTCTAATAAACTTTGCTTGCCCGTGTTTTCTAAAACTTTATTCATTAAAACCAGCATCCAAGATGGAACTCCTGCAAAACTGGTTACATTTTCGTTTTTGGTTTCATTGATAATGGCAGCGATTTTAGTTTCCCATTCGCTCATCAATGAAGTTTTGCTGCTTGGCGTACTGCTGAACTCGGCCCAAATAGGCATATTTTCAATCAGAATTGCCGATAAATCACCAAAGAAAGTATTATTGTTTTCGTAAATCTGAGAACTTCCTCCTAAACGAAGGCTTTTTCCCAAAAACAATTCAGAATCCTCATTATTATTCAAATAAAGGCATAAAAGATCTTTACTGCCTTTGTAGT
The Flavobacterium humidisoli DNA segment above includes these coding regions:
- a CDS encoding redox-active disulfide protein 2; translated protein: MKDTKFSDMTTEELIKNQKTLKTVNTIFCVVLFMLFVLNLFIVFMKGFSAMNIIPIALLPILFLNIKNLKEIKRELESRE
- a CDS encoding NTF2 fold immunity protein; translated protein: MIRKVLSNREIDLKILISLFLILIFSCCSHSKFGSDEAELELKDALENPRKDNFLDNKKLLINDGQTAIKIAEPILFEIYGEDKIKHQKPYEVHLINNHYVINGTLLLGEQGGTFLIIIDARNAKVLKINHYK
- a CDS encoding GH3 auxin-responsive promoter family protein, with product MPLSIINSFASWVLKQRIHQIELFLKYPNEVQEELLHNLLTASENTVIGKQYDFSSINSYQTFAERVPIATYEELQPLIERTRLGEQNVFWETPIKWFAKSSGTTNAKSKFIPVSNEALEDCHYKGSKDLLCLYLNNNEDSELFLGKSLRLGGSSQIYENNNTFFGDLSAILIENMPIWAEFSSTPSSKTSLMSEWETKIAAIINETKNENVTSFAGVPSWMLVLMNKVLENTGKQSLLELWPNLEVYFHGGVSFSPYKEQYKKILPSKDFKYYEIYNASEGFFAIQDLNNSSDLLLMLDYGIFYEFIPMDTFGTPNQKVIRLADVELNKNYAIVITTNSGLWRYLIGDTVRFTSLNPYRIRVTGRTKHHINVFGEELMVENTDQAIAKACLVTQTEVIDYTVAPIFMQDKEKGAHEWMIEFKKNPADVGLFQKVLDETLQTLNSDYEAKRYNNMTLNPLVINVARENLFYDWLKERDKLGGQHKIPRLSNQRDYLEQLKEMC